A single window of Malus sylvestris chromosome 5, drMalSylv7.2, whole genome shotgun sequence DNA harbors:
- the LOC126622048 gene encoding CDPK-related protein kinase isoform X2 yields the protein MTTAIAIEDVRREVKILQALTGHSNLVKFYDAFEDSDNVYIVMELCEGGELLDRILSRGGKYSEDDAKTVMVQILNVVAFCHLQGVVHRDLKPENFLYTTKDENSQLKAIDFGLSDFARPDERLNDIVGSAYYVAPEVLHRAYSTEADVWSIGVIAYILLCGSRPFWSRTESGIFRAVLKADPSFDEAPWPSLSLEAKDFVKRLLNKDPRKRMTAAQALSHPWIRNYNDVKVPLDILVFRLMKVYMRSSSLRKAALRALSKTLTVDELFYLKEQFALLEPNKNGTITLDNIRMVLMKNATDAMKESRIPDLISSLNALQYRRMDFDEFCAAALSVHQLEALDRWEQHAQCAYELFEKDGNRAIVIEELASELGLGPSIPLHVVLHDWIKHTDGKLSFLGFVKLLHGVSSRTFVKA from the exons ATGACAACTGCTATTGCAATCGAGGATGTGAGAAGGGAGGTCAAGATCTTGCAAGCCTTGACTGGACATAGCAATCTAGTTAAGTTCTATGATGCATTTGAAGACAGTGATAATGTCTACATAGTAATGGA GTTGTGTGAAGGTGGAGAGCTTTTAGATAGAATACTTTCAAG GGGCGGGAAATACTCAGAAGATGATGCGAAGACTGTCATGGTGCAAATACTGAATGTTGTCGCATTTTGTCATCTCCAGGGCGTGGTGCACCGGGATCTTAAGCCAGAG AACTTTTTGTATACCACCAAAGATGAGAATTCCCAGTTGAAAGCCATTGACTTTGGCTTGTCAGATTTTGCCAGACCAG ACGAGAGGCTGAATGATATTGTTGGAAGTGCATACTATGTTGCACCCGAAGTTCTACATAGAGCTTATAGTACAGAGGCTGATGTGTGGAGTATTGGTGTAATAGCATATATTCTCTTATGTGGTAGCCGTCCATTTTGGTCCCGGACTGAGTCTGGGATTTTTCGGGCGGTCTTGAAAGCTGATCCCAGTTTTGATGAAGCACCTTGGCCCTCTTTATCTCTTGAAGCAAAGGACTTTGTCAAACGCTTATTGAACAAGGACCCTCGGAAACGAATGACAGCAGCTCAGGCTCTAA GTCATCCTTGGATCCGGAATTATAATGACGTGAAAGTGCCACTTGATATTTTAGTATTTAGACTCATGAAGGTTTATATGAGATCATCATCCCTTCGGAAGGCTGCTTTAAGG GCCTTGTCTAAGACATTGACTGTGGATGAACTGTTTTATCTCAAGGAACAGTTTGCTCTATTGGAGCCAAACAAAAATGGCACTATAACTCTTGACAATATTAGAATG GTCCTGATGAAAAATGCTACAGACGCAATGAAGGAGTCCCGCATTCCTGATCTCATTTCATCA TTAAATGCACTTCAATACAGAAGAATGGATTTTGATGAGTTCTGTGCAGCTGCATTAAGTGTCCATCAGCTTGAGGCACTTGATCGTTGGGAACAACATGCTCAATGTGCATATGAACTATTCGAGAAGGATGGCAACAGGGCGATTGTCATTGAAGAACTTGCTTCG GAACTTGGGCTTGGTCCTTCCATTCCACTTCATGTGGTTCTCCATGACTGGATTAAGCACACAGATGGGAAGCTAAGCTTCCTCGGGTTTGTGAAATTGTTGCATGGTGTGTCCAGCCGGACGTTTGTAAAAGCATAA
- the LOC126622048 gene encoding CDPK-related kinase 5 isoform X1 — MGTCTSKPPKQNPYSPRDPIDPNNPSQTPKSLPSHTPHHKDDVASRQSHSQSPFYPFYSPSPAHYLKKSSPARSKSATSTPSRFFRRPFPPPSPAKHIKAVLARRLGKKASASVAIPEDGEEEDGVELDKRFGFSKEVTSRLEVGDELGRGHFGYTCSARYKKGEFKGQQVAVKVIPKTKMTTAIAIEDVRREVKILQALTGHSNLVKFYDAFEDSDNVYIVMELCEGGELLDRILSRGGKYSEDDAKTVMVQILNVVAFCHLQGVVHRDLKPENFLYTTKDENSQLKAIDFGLSDFARPDERLNDIVGSAYYVAPEVLHRAYSTEADVWSIGVIAYILLCGSRPFWSRTESGIFRAVLKADPSFDEAPWPSLSLEAKDFVKRLLNKDPRKRMTAAQALSHPWIRNYNDVKVPLDILVFRLMKVYMRSSSLRKAALRALSKTLTVDELFYLKEQFALLEPNKNGTITLDNIRMVLMKNATDAMKESRIPDLISSLNALQYRRMDFDEFCAAALSVHQLEALDRWEQHAQCAYELFEKDGNRAIVIEELASELGLGPSIPLHVVLHDWIKHTDGKLSFLGFVKLLHGVSSRTFVKA, encoded by the exons ATGGGAACCTGCACTTCGAAACCTCCAAAGCAGAACCCATATTCCCCCAGAGACCCAATTGACCCAAACAATCCTTCCCAAACCCCCAAATCACTCCCATCCCACACCCCTCACCACAAAGACGACGTCGCTTCACGGCAGTCCCACTCCCAGTCCCCCTTCTACCCCTTCTACAGTCCCAGCCCCGCCCATTACCTCAAGAAGTCGTCACCGGCGCGGAGCAAGAGCGCAACTTCCACTCCCAGCCGGTTTTTCCGGCGACCCTTTCCGCCTCCGTCGCCGGCGAAGCACATCAAGGCCGTGCTGGCACGGCGTCTGGGCAAAAAGGCATCGGCCTCGGTGGCGATACCGGAGGACGGAGAGGAGGAAGATGGGGTTGAGCTGGACAAGAGGTTTGGGTTCTCCAAGGAGGTTACGAGTCGATTGGAGGTTGGGGACGAATTGGGTCGAGGGCATTTTGGGTATACTTGCTCTGCTAGGTACAAAAAGGGGGAGTTTAAGGGTCAACAGGTCGCTGTGAAAGTCATCCCTAAAACAAAG ATGACAACTGCTATTGCAATCGAGGATGTGAGAAGGGAGGTCAAGATCTTGCAAGCCTTGACTGGACATAGCAATCTAGTTAAGTTCTATGATGCATTTGAAGACAGTGATAATGTCTACATAGTAATGGA GTTGTGTGAAGGTGGAGAGCTTTTAGATAGAATACTTTCAAG GGGCGGGAAATACTCAGAAGATGATGCGAAGACTGTCATGGTGCAAATACTGAATGTTGTCGCATTTTGTCATCTCCAGGGCGTGGTGCACCGGGATCTTAAGCCAGAG AACTTTTTGTATACCACCAAAGATGAGAATTCCCAGTTGAAAGCCATTGACTTTGGCTTGTCAGATTTTGCCAGACCAG ACGAGAGGCTGAATGATATTGTTGGAAGTGCATACTATGTTGCACCCGAAGTTCTACATAGAGCTTATAGTACAGAGGCTGATGTGTGGAGTATTGGTGTAATAGCATATATTCTCTTATGTGGTAGCCGTCCATTTTGGTCCCGGACTGAGTCTGGGATTTTTCGGGCGGTCTTGAAAGCTGATCCCAGTTTTGATGAAGCACCTTGGCCCTCTTTATCTCTTGAAGCAAAGGACTTTGTCAAACGCTTATTGAACAAGGACCCTCGGAAACGAATGACAGCAGCTCAGGCTCTAA GTCATCCTTGGATCCGGAATTATAATGACGTGAAAGTGCCACTTGATATTTTAGTATTTAGACTCATGAAGGTTTATATGAGATCATCATCCCTTCGGAAGGCTGCTTTAAGG GCCTTGTCTAAGACATTGACTGTGGATGAACTGTTTTATCTCAAGGAACAGTTTGCTCTATTGGAGCCAAACAAAAATGGCACTATAACTCTTGACAATATTAGAATG GTCCTGATGAAAAATGCTACAGACGCAATGAAGGAGTCCCGCATTCCTGATCTCATTTCATCA TTAAATGCACTTCAATACAGAAGAATGGATTTTGATGAGTTCTGTGCAGCTGCATTAAGTGTCCATCAGCTTGAGGCACTTGATCGTTGGGAACAACATGCTCAATGTGCATATGAACTATTCGAGAAGGATGGCAACAGGGCGATTGTCATTGAAGAACTTGCTTCG GAACTTGGGCTTGGTCCTTCCATTCCACTTCATGTGGTTCTCCATGACTGGATTAAGCACACAGATGGGAAGCTAAGCTTCCTCGGGTTTGTGAAATTGTTGCATGGTGTGTCCAGCCGGACGTTTGTAAAAGCATAA
- the LOC126622051 gene encoding uncharacterized protein LOC126622051, protein MAWRQMLFYTSSSSILVPFSTAGFARFSTKSNPYLVKVGIPEFLNGIGNGVESHVAKLESEIGDFQKLLVTRTLRLKKLGVPCKHRKLILKYTHKYRLGLWRPRAQPIKA, encoded by the exons ATGGCATGGAGACAAATGTTATTCTACACCAGTTCAAGTTCAATATTGGTACCATTTTCGACAGCCGGGTTCGCCAGGTTCTCCACCAAATCAAACCCCTACCTAG TGAAAGTTGGGATACCAGAGTTTTTGAATGGGATTGGCAATGGCGTGGAGTCACATGTAGCCAAGCTTGAATCTGAGATCGGTGACTTCCAAAAGCTGCTTGTCACTCGTACTCTCAGGCTGAAGAAACTTGGCGTTCCTTGCAAGCAC AGGAAGCTGATCTTGAAATACACTCACAAGTATCGGCTAGGACTTTGGAGGCCTCGAGCACAACCCATCAAAGCCTAG